A portion of the Salminus brasiliensis chromosome 11, fSalBra1.hap2, whole genome shotgun sequence genome contains these proteins:
- the vezf1b gene encoding LOW QUALITY PROTEIN: vascular endothelial zinc finger 1b (The sequence of the model RefSeq protein was modified relative to this genomic sequence to represent the inferred CDS: inserted 2 bases in 1 codon): MEPSWSSFLFQQANEALHHQHQVGQNSLLPLLNSAEPQDQKPVLPIPLDQKPPISATDLLKDNVASGAGGGGGGGGGGGPVVIKKEPKSKTPFICGYCNKAFRDSYHLRRHESCHTGIKMVSRPKKTPTAPTMVPLISTVPRDNNGNPSYVSTVAGILTTATTSASTALGVMSALPQQQQPSVPKKPPKPVKKNHGCEMCGKAFRDVYHLNRHKLSHSDEKPFECPICHQRFKRKDRMTYHVRSHDGGVHKPYICSVCGKGFSRPDHLSCHVKHVHSTERPFKCQVTACTSAFATKDRLRSHMIRHEGKVTCNICGKMLSAAYITSHLKTHGQTGFTSSCKQRYAAFSSSSFLSDTNNVCNSVSATPVTASAVASTTSMNRGTVSNPITIASXITIASNTVNITAPVSLQHPVTIASVNIPATAPMNIAHPVAITTPMSMNITGPLNIAMRPMESMPFLSQVLPSSPPW, encoded by the exons ATGGAGCCGAGCTGgagttcatttttatttcag CAGGCAAATGAAGCGCTCCACCACCAGCATCAGGTGGGTCAGAATAGCCTGCTGCCCCTCCTCAACTCAGCTGAACCACAAGACCAGAAGCCTGTGCTGCCCATCCCACTGGACCAGAAACCCCCGATCAGTGCCACAGATCTTCTCAAGGACAATGTGGCTAGTGGTGCAGGtgggggaggaggaggtgggggtggagggggtcCAGTGGTGATCAAGAAAGAGCCCAAGTCCAAAACGCCCTTTATTTGCGGCTACTGTAACAAGGCCTTCCGGGACAGCTACCACCTGCGGCGGCACGAGTCATGCCACACGGGCATCAAGATGGTGTCTCGGCCCAAGAAGACGCCCACCGCGCCCACCATGGTGCCTCTTATCTCCACAGTCCCGCGGGACAACAACGGCAACCCTTCCTATGTCTCCACCGTAGCGGGCATCCTCACCACAGCCACCACCTCGGCCTCAACAGCGCTCGGCGTGATGTCTGCCCTGCCCCAGCAACAGCAGCCCAGTGTGCCTAAAAAACCTCCCAAGCCGGTGAAGAAGAACCATGGCTGTGAGATGTGTGGCAAAGCCTTCCGGGACGTCTACCATTTAAACCGGCACAAGCTCTCGCACTCTGATGAAAAGCCCTTTGAGTGCCCCATCTGTCACCAGCGTTTCAAGAGGAAGGACCGCATGACCTACCACGTACGCTCACATGACGGAGGCGTGCATAAACCTTATATCTGCTCCGTGTGTGGGaagggcttctccag GCCAGATCATCTCAGCTGTCACGTTAAGCATGTTCACTCCACAGAACGACCGTTTAAATGCCAAGTAACG GCCTGCACGTCTGCTTTCGCTACCAAAGACCGTCTGCGCTCACACATGATCCGCCATGAGGGCAAGGTCACTTGCAACATCTGCGGGAAGATGCTGAGCGCCGCCTACATCACCAGCCACCTGAAGACTCACGGCCAGACCGGCTTCACCTCCTCCTGTAAACAAAGGTATGCagccttctcctcctcctc GTTCCTTTCAGACACTAATAACGTGTGCAACTCTGTCTCAGCCACGCCAGTCACTGCCTCGGCCGTCGCCAGCACTACGAGCATGAACCGTGGTACAGTGAGCAACCCTATAACCATCGCTTC AATAACCATCGCTTCCAACACAGTCAACATCACCGCACCGGTCAGCCTGCAGCACCCAGTCACCATCGCCTCAGTCAATATACCAGCCACGGCGCCCATGAACATCGCCCATCCGGTGGCCATCACCACGCCCATGTCCATGAACATCACTGGCCCTCTGAACATCGCCATGAGACCTATGGAGAGCATGCCGTTCCTCTCCCAGGTCCTGCCTTCTTCCCCACCCTGGTAG